The following are encoded together in the Streptomyces rapamycinicus NRRL 5491 genome:
- a CDS encoding 3-hydroxybutyrate oligomer hydrolase family protein gives MFPPRTATAPPRGRPGRRAALGALSLAGACSLVVASAAVVPAAGAAGTPGGRCPGYALPHVTGAAHQQALCLDELTTAGTVASGHTDPADFAGLTPEGLPTPSGVPGIQIDGYFPDTSTTNTNHGWNHDAQFVIRLPDHWNGGLVVSGTPANREQYANDRAISDWVLSRGYAFAATDKGNTGPAFHRDGRGPGDAIAEWNKRVTQLTRAAGAVVAQRYHRPPARTLATGLSNGGYLVRWQLENHPELYDGGVDWEGTLWRSDGPNPLTFLPPALRAYPVYAAGGAGAEDARKAMREAGYPAGSEFLWPYHHRVYWDLTQRVYREEVDPGFDGATEAGTPYCAPGTPGCDADYDYAARPPAVHLAVDRIALTGRIGKPLITLHGTLDVLLPIAEDSDVYARMVHRAGRGALLRYYRIEDGTHVDSLVDAFPEELRPMVPCHRSAFEALERWLAGDRRPPADHTVRRPADADPATLRESCPLD, from the coding sequence ATGTTCCCACCCCGTACGGCCACCGCCCCACCCCGCGGACGGCCCGGACGGCGTGCCGCTCTCGGAGCACTGTCACTCGCGGGCGCCTGTTCGCTCGTCGTCGCGTCGGCCGCGGTGGTGCCCGCGGCCGGTGCGGCGGGGACACCGGGCGGCCGTTGCCCCGGGTACGCCCTGCCGCACGTAACCGGCGCCGCCCACCAACAGGCCCTCTGCCTGGACGAGTTGACCACAGCCGGAACGGTGGCCTCGGGCCACACCGACCCGGCCGACTTCGCGGGGCTCACCCCCGAGGGTCTGCCCACGCCGAGCGGCGTTCCCGGGATCCAGATCGACGGCTACTTCCCCGACACATCGACCACCAACACCAACCACGGCTGGAACCACGACGCGCAGTTCGTCATCCGGCTGCCCGACCACTGGAACGGCGGTCTGGTGGTATCCGGCACACCGGCCAACCGCGAGCAGTACGCCAACGACCGCGCCATCTCCGACTGGGTGCTCTCCCGCGGCTACGCCTTCGCCGCCACCGACAAGGGCAACACCGGCCCTGCCTTCCACCGCGACGGCCGCGGGCCCGGTGACGCCATCGCCGAGTGGAACAAGCGCGTCACCCAGCTCACCCGCGCCGCCGGAGCCGTCGTCGCCCAGCGGTACCACCGGCCCCCGGCCCGCACCCTCGCCACCGGCCTGTCCAACGGCGGCTACCTGGTGCGCTGGCAGTTGGAGAACCACCCCGAGCTGTACGACGGGGGAGTGGACTGGGAGGGCACCCTGTGGCGCTCCGACGGCCCCAACCCGCTCACCTTCCTGCCGCCCGCGCTGCGCGCGTACCCGGTGTACGCCGCCGGTGGGGCCGGGGCCGAGGACGCCCGGAAGGCCATGCGCGAGGCCGGCTACCCGGCGGGTTCGGAGTTTCTGTGGCCGTACCACCACAGGGTCTACTGGGACCTGACGCAGCGCGTCTATCGCGAGGAAGTCGACCCGGGCTTCGACGGAGCGACCGAGGCGGGCACCCCCTACTGCGCGCCGGGCACTCCCGGCTGTGACGCCGACTACGACTACGCCGCCCGGCCGCCCGCGGTCCACCTCGCCGTCGACCGCATCGCACTGACCGGGCGCATCGGCAAACCTCTGATCACCCTGCACGGCACGCTCGACGTGTTGCTGCCCATCGCCGAGGACTCGGACGTCTACGCCCGCATGGTGCACCGGGCCGGTCGGGGCGCGCTGCTGCGCTACTACCGCATCGAGGACGGCACCCACGTCGACTCCCTCGTCGACGCCTTCCCCGAGGAACTCCGCCCGATGGTCCCCTGCCACCGCTCCGCCTTCGAGGCACTGGAACGGTGGCTGGCCGGAGACCGCCGGCCCCCGGCGGACCACACGGTCCGGCGCCCGGCCGACGCGGATCCCGCGACACTGCGCGAGAGCTGCCCGCTGGACTAG